From Balneola vulgaris DSM 17893:
AGATGGTAAGTATATAGATACGTTTGGGAACGGTAAGGGTAGAGGTCCTGGTGAACTCAGTCAAATACTTGATGTTTTTATCTCGCCAAAAACTTTATACGCTATCGATGCTGGAACCTTCCAAGTCAAAAGATTTGAAAGACACACAAAAACAACTTTAGATCCTATTTCTTATGATAATTTTGAGTTACGTGTTACTGTGATTGATAGTTCAATAGTTTTAATGGGGTTAACACAAGACTTATTCAGAGTAATAAACAATAATGGCAAAGTAGAACATGCATTTGGAACTCTAGCTAACGATCAATTTGCTAACATTCTTTCATTTGACGGCTTAATAATTCCATCAAATAATAAGAATGAATTCATCTATTTACCTTTTTACGCTAGTTATATGTTTTTCTATGATCTTCAAGGCAGGTCAACAAAAACTGTTCAAACACTTGATCGTTTAAAATATCCCGAAAGTAGTCAGACATCCAATGGTCAGAAAGCCCCAAGTTCTCCTGTTGGCTTAGAAGGTGTTTCTTATAATGACGACTTTCTATTTCTACAGTATGTAAGTGCCAAAAATACAATTATTAATAGAATGCACACCTACGTTGATATATATTCACGTTCTGGAGATAAATATTTCGGATCCATTTTATTCGAAACTAAAGTGAGAGGCATCGCAGTAATAGACCAAACTATATACACTATGAATGATTCACTAAGACAAATTGAAGCATTTGTACTTCCTGAGATTAATTAACTCTTTCATTAAATATTTTCGGTAGAACTAGAGTTTGAATCCATAAAAAAAGGCCCCTAGAAACTAGGAGCCTTTTTCAACATAAATTTACAGAGATGATTTATCTCGTCAACTTCTTGTAGTGAATACGAGTTGGTTGATCGTCAGTGATACCAAGTCTTTCTTTACGATGAGCTTCATACTGCTCATAGTTTCCTTCGTACCAATACACTTGGCTATTCCCTTCAAAGGCAAGGATGTGTGTAGCCACACGATCTAAAAACCACCTATCATGGGAAATCACAACTGCACAACCTGCAAATTCAAGTAATGCTTCTTCGAGTGCACGAAGAGTGTTCACATCCAAATCGTTGGTAGGCTCATCCAAGAGTAACACATTGGCACCCTCTTTAAGCATTTTTGCAAGGTGCACTCTATTACGCTCACCACCAGAAATCTGTCCTGTTTTCTTTTGTTGATCGGAGCCACTAAAGTTAAAACGAGCAACATAAGCACGAGAATTTACTTCCCTATTACCAAGCTTTAGAACCTCATGTCCACCTGAAATTTCTTCCCAAATTGTTTTATTTGGATCTAATGGGCGCTTTTGATCTACATATCCTAACTGCACAGTTTCCCCTATCTCAAGGGAGCCACTATCAGGTTGCTCTTCCCCAATTATCATTTTGAAAAGCGTGGTTTTACCTGCACCATTCGGCCCAATCACACCCACAATACCACCTGGAGGTAATTGAAATTCCATGTCTTCAACAAGGAGTTTATCATCAAAGCCTTTGGCTACATTTTCGGCTACAATTACTTTATTCCCTAAACGAGGTCCTGCCGGAATGGTGATTTGCATATCATCCACCCTCTTTTCTTGGTCTTTTGCCAATAGTTCTTCGTACGAATTAATACGTGCTTTACTTTTCGCGCGGCGACCTTTAGGGTTTTGACGAATCCACTCCAATTCCTGCTGTAGTGTTTTCTGGCGATTCGATTCTTGCTTTTCCTCTTGGCGCAGTCGCTCTGATTTTTGCTCTAGCCATGAGGTGTAGTTTCCTTCAAACGGAATACCTTCTCCTCTATCTAGTTCTAAAATCCAACCCGCAACATTATCTAAGAAATAACGATCGTGGGTCACGGCGATTACTGTTCCTTCATAACGTGCTAAGTGTTGCTCTAACCAACCCACTGATTCAGCATCTAAATGGTTGGTAGGCTCATCAAGCAATAGCACATCGGGTTTCTTCAGTAGTAGGCGGCATAGAGCTACACGGCGAGCCTCACCCCCTGAAAGTACAGAAACAGAAGTATCGCCTGGAGGACATCTTAACGCGTCCATGGCTTGCTGAAGCTTACTGTCTAAATCCCATGCTTCGAGGCGATCGATTTGATCTTGAAGTTTCGCTTGTTTTGCGATAAGCGCATCAAAATCGGCGTCTGGATCAGCAAAAGCAGCATTAACGGCTTCATATTCGTTGATGAGGTCAACCGTTTCCTGAACTCCTTCTTCAACAATTTCTTTAACTGTTTTTTCCGGGTCTAACTGTGGCTCTTGAGGGAGGTATCCAAAAGTGATGCCTTTTTGCACACTGATGTCTCCTAAATAATCCTTGTCTTCGCCGGCTATAATGCGGAGCAACGTAGATTTACCTGCACCGTTTAAACCGAGCACACCTATTTTAGCTCCGTAAAAGAAAGACAAGTAAATGTCTTTTAAAACAGTTTTGTTGGGCTTGTGAACTTTGCTCACCCCAACCATCGAAAAAATTATCTTCTGATCGCTCAAACTAATCCTCTTTGGTTCAATTTTATGAAGCTCAAAGGTACGGAGAGTTCAAGGTATTTCAATACCCTAATTTAGAATCAACGGGGCTAATTATGCGGGGTATCCCGAACCTCCGGCTATGTAATCGCGCAGGGAATCAATTTCGACTTTTTGATTCTGAATGATCGATTTCACTACATCCCCAATGGATACCACACCAACCACTTTATTTTGATCTATCACAGGTAAGTGACGAATTCTTTTATCCGTCATGAGTTGCATACACAAGTTTACTGAATCAGAGGGTTCTACACACACCACTTTATCCGTCATTATTTCGCGCACCCAAGTACTTTTTGAAGCACGACCTTTCAGTATCACTTTATTGCGATAATCTCTTTCTGATATGATTCCCTCAAGTTCATCATCTTGCATAACCAATAGGGCTCCTACGTCTAAATCAGCCATTTTGGCGATGGCATCATAAACCGTTTCCTCGGGGTTCACCGAATAAATTTCTGTTCCTTTATTTTTAAGCAAATCTCTGACCGTCATAATATTCTCCCGTTAAGTGAGTCTTTAATACAAAAAAACAGATCTTGGGAATTTTGCAAATATTCACTTCATGTATGTGGGAATATTTTCTGAATGTTCTTTGGATTTTGTATAGTGTCGCAGCAAGTAATTGTAAACATAAAGGGAAAAGTTTTGAGTATAGCTGACAAATTTGGGGATCCAGCCATTCGAAAAAAGATCGTACATGGCCTTCTACTCACCTTCACTCTATCGGTGATATTTTTATTTTTTACTGATGGTTTCACACAACAAAATGGGCACTATGGCTTTTGGTCCATCACTCCTCCCTTATTAGCTATCTTTCTTGCTTTTTATACCGGTGAAGTAGCCAGTTCCTTATTCTTGGGCATCTGTTTAGGAGCTGTAATATCCAATAAAATTAATGTGGTACAGGAATTCCTGATCCCCTCCATTGGAACACAGGATTTTGCCTTAATTCTTCTTGTTTATCTATGGGCACTAGGCGGGCTCATCGGTATATGGACTCGAACGGGTGGGGCCGAGAAGTTTGCATCATGGGCAAGCGAGAAGATGGTTCATGGTCCAAGATCAGCCAAATTATTTACTTGGTTTATGGGCATCGTATTTCATCAAGGAGGAACCATTAGTACGGTGTTAACAGGCGCTACAGTTCGGCCAATCGCCGACAAACACAAAGTATCGCATGAAGAACTTTCTTATGTAGTGGATTCAACCGCAAGTCCAATAGCCACACTCATTCCCTTTAATGTGTGGCCTTTTTATGTAGCGGGTTTAGTGATTGGAACCAATGAGCTCTTCAGCACCACACAAGAAAGTATCGCTTTCTTCTTCTCAGCTCTACCTTTCAACTTTTATGCGATTTTCTCCATTTTAATAACACTGCTTTTTTCAGCAAATCTTCTCCCTTGGATTCCAGGAAAGCAAATGAGGGCTGCCATTAAACGGGCCCGCGAAGAAGGGAAACTAGACCGAGATGGCGCTATGCCAATGGCGGCCGACGAACTCACACAAAACAAAGTACCCGCGAATTACAATCCTGGCTTAATTGATTTCATCGGACCTATTGGAACCTTGCTTGGTGTTGCCATCATCCCATTCCTATACACTTACTTTATTCTTGATAAGGGAAATGAGTCAACCCTACTCATTGCTGAAGCTTTTGTAGCGGCCGTTTTAGCTGGGATATTAATTGCGGTAGCTAAAGGCATGAAATTACAAGAAACCATCGACGGGTTTGTAGATGGTTGCAAAGGTGTAACCATTGGTGCCATCATCTTGGCATTTGCGGTAACCTTAAAAGAGGTGGCTGATACTCTTGGAACCGCCAACTATGTAGTAGAATTAGTAGGAGACTCCCTAAGTCCCGTAATTTTACCCGGTATTTTAATGGCCTTTTGTATGATTATCGCATTTTCAACTGGTACTTCTTGGGGAACTTATGCGGTAGTATTTCCGGTGGCCATCCCCTTAGCTTGGGCCATAGTTCCCGATCCATTTTTCTTAACATTGTGCTTTAGTGCTGTAATTGGAGGCTCTGTTTTTGGCGACCAATGTTCACCCATTTCAGATACTACCATCTTATCCTCCTTAGCCACAGGTTGCGATCTCATGGATCATGTGAAGACCCAGTTCCCTCTAGCACTTGTAGCGGGTTCTTTAGCCGTATTAAGTTATGCAGCGCTGGTTATTCTATTTGTTTGATGTCCTGATAGTAAATCTTGGTTAAGATAATCTATTGTTTACTTCACATATCAATAGCTTATTCCCGTATATTAAGCGTATTCATCGAGCGCTATTATGACCTATTTATCTACAGAAAATCTTACTAAGAAGTACGGGCTTAAACTCCTATTCGAAAATTTAACTTTTGGCATCAGTAAAGGCGATAAAACAGCCCTTATTGCACAAAACGGAACCGGGAAATCAACCCTACTTAAAATCCTAGCGGGACAGGAAAATCCAGATGCAGGCGAGGTCATGGTGCGTAACGGCATTCGAATTGGGTTCTTAGCCCAAGACCCCCAGCTAGATGAACATCTTACCATTGAAGAGTATATCTCGCACGGTTCAAATGAGATGGTCAAAATTGTGCAGCATTATGAGAAGGCGGTTGCAGATCAAGCGGCAGACTATAATGAAAAGACACAAGAAGCCTTCGATAAAGCCTTAGCTAAAATGGACGCAGCTAATGCTTGGGATTACGAGCAACGATTGAAGCAGATTCTTGGGGTTTTAAATATTCACAATCTAGAACAACCCATCTCATCCCTGTCAGGTGGACAACGAAAGCGAGTAGCACTGGCATTTGTTCTACTAGATGAACCCGATCTGTTGATTTTAGATGAGCCTACCAACCATTTGGATGTGGAAATGATTGAATGGCTTGAAGGATATTTAGCAAAAAGCACTATGACCTTACTTATGGTAACGCATGATCGCTATTTCCTTGACAGAGTGTGTAATCATATTCTAGAAATTGAACATGGTGAACTGTTCCACCACAAAGGGAATTACGCATATTTCCTTCAAAAGAAAGCCGAGCGCGAAGAAATATATGCCACTGAAGTTGCCAAAGCGGGCAAGTTGATGAAGAAAGAGCAGGAGTGGATGCGTCGCCAACCGAAGGCACGAACCACCAAATCAAAAAGCCGCATTGATGCTTTCTACGAAACTGAAAAGAAAGCAAAATCAGGCCGTGTTCAGAAAGAAGTTCAGCTCGATGTAAATATGTCGCGCATGGGCGGGCAAATCCTGGAACTCGAAAACGTATCCAAATCATATGGGGATCTAGTAATACTAGACAACTTCGAATACTCCTTCAAAAAAGGAGAACGCATTGGCATTATTGGGAAAAACGGGGTTGGTAAAAGTACCTTTTTAAAAGTTATAACCGGAGAAGAACCCATAGATTCTGGTGAAGTTAAAACGGGCCAAACCATCATTTATGGGCATTACAAGCAGCAAGGGCTCACTTTCAAAGAAAATGAACGAGTTATTGATGTAATAAAAGAAGTAGCTGAAGTCATAGAACTGGCCAATGGCGATACCATTTCAGCATCGCAGTTCTTAGAGCATTTTCTCTTCGACTCAAAGATGCAATACACTCCTGTTAAGAAGCTAAGTGGTGGAGAACGCCGTCGACTTGGGCTTATGATGGTGCTTATCAAGAACCCGAATTTCTTAATTTTAGATGAGCCCACTAACGATTTAGACCTCATCACACTGGAGAAGCTAGAAAGCTTTTTAGCTGATTTTGGCGGTTGTCTTATCATTGTGTCCCATGATCGTTATTTCATGGACAACCTAGTGCAACATTACTTTGTATTCGAAGGAAATGGAGTGATTTCAGATTTCAACGGCACCTATCAGGAATACAAACAACTTCAAGCTGCCCAGGAGGAAGAAGCCAAAAAAGCAACTGAGCAAAAAGCTAAGCAAGCAACACAGAAGCTAAGCCCATCCGCCTCAAAAGAATCGGCTTCCGATGCTCAAAAACTGAGCTTTAAAGAACGAAAGCGATACAATGCGCTGGAAAAAGAGATCGAGAAACACACTAAAGAACTCGCTGAAATTGAAGCTAGCTTAAGTTCAGGAGAACTAGATTTTGAAGCTATACAAGAGACTTCAAAAACCTACGAAACACTGAAAGAAACTCTGGAAGAAAAAGAATTAGAGTGGTTAGAACTCGCTGAGCGAGCTTAACACATCTTCCCATTTAGCTGCTTATCCAACTCTGGCCAGTGTGGAAGGTATTGCGTCATAAACGCTTTAAAGCGAGCGTTGTGTAATCTCTCATGTAGATGAACCATCTCATGCACTACCACATATTCAAGCAGTTCTGGGCTTTTTTTAGCTAGTTCTAAGCTTAGCCAAATGCGATGTGCTCGGATATTACAGGTCCCCCATCGCGTTTTCATTTTCTTCACCCCAAATTCCGTTACTTGAACCCCCATTATGGGTTCCCATTTGTCGATAAGAGCTGGAATCTGCTGCTTCAAATACCCGCGATGGAAATCTTCAATTAGCTTCTTCAAGCGAACTGTATTTCCTTTGAGTACACTACCAACGCGGAGCTCACCATCTTCAAACTCAATAAAGTTAGCGTTCACATTCTCTACAAAACGCAATCGAAATAGCTCCCCTTTAAATAGATGCTCCTCTCCTTCAACAAAAGTGAATTCCCTTTTAGCCTGTTGGCGTATCTCCTTTGCAGATTGGTGCTTTCGAATCCAGAGAAGTTTTTGCTCCAGAAATTTTTGCAAATCCCGATCTCTAACTTGGTGCGGGCATGAAACTCTGATGGCACCTGTGCTTCGATTCACTCGAATATTGATATTCTTCACTGCTTTTCGAGTTACAGTAACTTCGAGTTCTTTAATACTAAGTGTGGAGGTAATTTCTTTGCGTTTTCTGCCAAACATGGCCAACGATAGGCATTCCTTAACTCAGGAAAAAGATGTGCATAAAAAAAGCCACCCGAAGGTGGCTTTATCTCTCTTTGACCAGCAGTTTGTATGATTACTTATTACGACGTGCGGAACGCGCTTTCATCATTTTCTTTCTTTTGCCAGCTTTTTGCATTCTTGAATCGAATAATACTTTTTGATCATCCGTCAATGTTTCTCTTATGGAATGCTTAGTTGTCAATTGCACTTTCGTGATCTCGGCACGCAATTCAGCTGCTTCATCGATTACTTTGTTGAGCGCTTGCTCATCGTAGTCATCACCTGTAGACAGTGTGCGAATTCTTGCGTGTTTCTCAGCTAACTGGTTCTGTAATGAAATCGTTTCCTTACGGCTACTTAAAGTTATTTCTTTAATTTGTTCCTTCTGCTGCTCCGTAAGCGACTCCTGAAAGCGATCCTTTTTTTGCATGCGTTGCTTGGTCATCATTTGACGTTTTTGCACCATTTCTTTGGCTTCAACATTCGTATTCACTCGGGTTCTGCGTTGTTGCGCCTCAGTGGTTACTGTAAATGCCAATAGCATGATGAATAAGGATGGGATGATTTTTCTCATGACGATACTCCATGTTTTATTTAGTGATTTAAAATGTAGATGTCCTTACTACACATTATTAGAAGAGAACCCCCAAAAAAACTTGCACATAATATTTACATAAAATATATGTGCGATTTATGTTTGAATTTATTACACTCCTCTATCATCCTAAATAAATGAGACGAATATGATTGCTATGAAATCCCAAATGCCCCTTTTCCGTGAACCAGATACATTAAATGCGTACCGCACATTTATTGGGCTACCATCCAATCTTGCAAAGGAAATTCGCTTATTGAAGGAAGAATTCCGAAAAACTTATGGGCCATTTGCTTCCGAACGAACCACACCACACATAACCATTTGTAGTTTCTTACTACTTGAACACAGAACTTTTGATGTATTCACTCTCATTCAACGAAGGCTAGAACACCTTCCTGCTTTCGATTTTGTAATAGACGGATTTGGCTTCGATGATCGAAACAAACAAATCTATCTTCGCATTAAGGAATCGGAAGTATTTACTTTTATGAGTCAAGAATTTGAACGAACCCGCCAACAATTACACATCAAGAATAACTATCAAGGAAGTTCAGAAGCACGTATTACTATTGCGAAAGGCTTAACACGCGAGATCTACGAAGATGCGAAATCTAAATATGCAGAACGTACTTTCGACGAGACTTTTATGGTAGATAAACTTTGGGTAGTTAGCTTAGATCAGGATAAAGGTCTCTACACTCCTTTCACCAATATTAAACTAAAAGGATAAGCTTTTTAATGAATTGGGAGTAATACGGTAAAGGTAGAACCTTCGCCTTCTTTAGACTCCACCGAAATGCTTCCATCATGTAATTCGATAAGTTCGGAACAAAGAATGAGTCCTAGGCCTGTGCCTTTCTCACTCATGGTACCCTTACGTTGAGGTCTGTTATTCTTATCAAATAACGATTGAATAATTTCCTCATTCATACCCACGCCTTCATCTTGCACAACTATTTCAACCTTATCGGTGAGCTGCTTGGCAGAAATTTTTATTTCCCCACCTTTATCGGTGTACTTAATCGCATTACTAATCAAGTTCCTAAATACCGTGGCTAGCATCTTAGAATCTCCATCCATCAAAATGGGATAAATC
This genomic window contains:
- the ettA gene encoding energy-dependent translational throttle protein EttA; protein product: MSLSDQKIIFSMVGVSKVHKPNKTVLKDIYLSFFYGAKIGVLGLNGAGKSTLLRIIAGEDKDYLGDISVQKGITFGYLPQEPQLDPEKTVKEIVEEGVQETVDLINEYEAVNAAFADPDADFDALIAKQAKLQDQIDRLEAWDLDSKLQQAMDALRCPPGDTSVSVLSGGEARRVALCRLLLKKPDVLLLDEPTNHLDAESVGWLEQHLARYEGTVIAVTHDRYFLDNVAGWILELDRGEGIPFEGNYTSWLEQKSERLRQEEKQESNRQKTLQQELEWIRQNPKGRRAKSKARINSYEELLAKDQEKRVDDMQITIPAGPRLGNKVIVAENVAKGFDDKLLVEDMEFQLPPGGIVGVIGPNGAGKTTLFKMIIGEEQPDSGSLEIGETVQLGYVDQKRPLDPNKTIWEEISGGHEVLKLGNREVNSRAYVARFNFSGSDQQKKTGQISGGERNRVHLAKMLKEGANVLLLDEPTNDLDVNTLRALEEALLEFAGCAVVISHDRWFLDRVATHILAFEGNSQVYWYEGNYEQYEAHRKERLGITDDQPTRIHYKKLTR
- a CDS encoding CBS domain-containing protein — translated: MTVRDLLKNKGTEIYSVNPEETVYDAIAKMADLDVGALLVMQDDELEGIISERDYRNKVILKGRASKSTWVREIMTDKVVCVEPSDSVNLCMQLMTDKRIRHLPVIDQNKVVGVVSIGDVVKSIIQNQKVEIDSLRDYIAGGSGYPA
- a CDS encoding Na+/H+ antiporter NhaC family protein, whose product is MSIADKFGDPAIRKKIVHGLLLTFTLSVIFLFFTDGFTQQNGHYGFWSITPPLLAIFLAFYTGEVASSLFLGICLGAVISNKINVVQEFLIPSIGTQDFALILLVYLWALGGLIGIWTRTGGAEKFASWASEKMVHGPRSAKLFTWFMGIVFHQGGTISTVLTGATVRPIADKHKVSHEELSYVVDSTASPIATLIPFNVWPFYVAGLVIGTNELFSTTQESIAFFFSALPFNFYAIFSILITLLFSANLLPWIPGKQMRAAIKRAREEGKLDRDGAMPMAADELTQNKVPANYNPGLIDFIGPIGTLLGVAIIPFLYTYFILDKGNESTLLIAEAFVAAVLAGILIAVAKGMKLQETIDGFVDGCKGVTIGAIILAFAVTLKEVADTLGTANYVVELVGDSLSPVILPGILMAFCMIIAFSTGTSWGTYAVVFPVAIPLAWAIVPDPFFLTLCFSAVIGGSVFGDQCSPISDTTILSSLATGCDLMDHVKTQFPLALVAGSLAVLSYAALVILFV
- a CDS encoding ABC-F family ATP-binding cassette domain-containing protein: MTYLSTENLTKKYGLKLLFENLTFGISKGDKTALIAQNGTGKSTLLKILAGQENPDAGEVMVRNGIRIGFLAQDPQLDEHLTIEEYISHGSNEMVKIVQHYEKAVADQAADYNEKTQEAFDKALAKMDAANAWDYEQRLKQILGVLNIHNLEQPISSLSGGQRKRVALAFVLLDEPDLLILDEPTNHLDVEMIEWLEGYLAKSTMTLLMVTHDRYFLDRVCNHILEIEHGELFHHKGNYAYFLQKKAEREEIYATEVAKAGKLMKKEQEWMRRQPKARTTKSKSRIDAFYETEKKAKSGRVQKEVQLDVNMSRMGGQILELENVSKSYGDLVILDNFEYSFKKGERIGIIGKNGVGKSTFLKVITGEEPIDSGEVKTGQTIIYGHYKQQGLTFKENERVIDVIKEVAEVIELANGDTISASQFLEHFLFDSKMQYTPVKKLSGGERRRLGLMMVLIKNPNFLILDEPTNDLDLITLEKLESFLADFGGCLIIVSHDRYFMDNLVQHYFVFEGNGVISDFNGTYQEYKQLQAAQEEEAKKATEQKAKQATQKLSPSASKESASDAQKLSFKERKRYNALEKEIEKHTKELAEIEASLSSGELDFEAIQETSKTYETLKETLEEKELEWLELAERA
- a CDS encoding M48 family metallopeptidase codes for the protein MFGRKRKEITSTLSIKELEVTVTRKAVKNINIRVNRSTGAIRVSCPHQVRDRDLQKFLEQKLLWIRKHQSAKEIRQQAKREFTFVEGEEHLFKGELFRLRFVENVNANFIEFEDGELRVGSVLKGNTVRLKKLIEDFHRGYLKQQIPALIDKWEPIMGVQVTEFGVKKMKTRWGTCNIRAHRIWLSLELAKKSPELLEYVVVHEMVHLHERLHNARFKAFMTQYLPHWPELDKQLNGKMC
- a CDS encoding Spy/CpxP family protein refolding chaperone encodes the protein MRKIIPSLFIMLLAFTVTTEAQQRRTRVNTNVEAKEMVQKRQMMTKQRMQKKDRFQESLTEQQKEQIKEITLSSRKETISLQNQLAEKHARIRTLSTGDDYDEQALNKVIDEAAELRAEITKVQLTTKHSIRETLTDDQKVLFDSRMQKAGKRKKMMKARSARRNK
- a CDS encoding 2'-5' RNA ligase family protein; translation: MIAMKSQMPLFREPDTLNAYRTFIGLPSNLAKEIRLLKEEFRKTYGPFASERTTPHITICSFLLLEHRTFDVFTLIQRRLEHLPAFDFVIDGFGFDDRNKQIYLRIKESEVFTFMSQEFERTRQQLHIKNNYQGSSEARITIAKGLTREIYEDAKSKYAERTFDETFMVDKLWVVSLDQDKGLYTPFTNIKLKG